From the genome of Leptotrichia sp. oral taxon 847:
TAACATTGAGCTTGTAGTTGTCTTTCCATGAGTTCCTGCAACAGCAATTCCGTCGAAACGGTTCATTATTTCAGCTAACAATTCCCCTCTTTTTACTTTTTTTATGTTGTTTTCAACGACATATTTATATTCGGGATTTGTTTCTCTTATCGCTGTTGAATAGACAAATAAATCAATTCCTTTATCTTTTACATTTTCTTCAACTTGTCCAATGTAAACTTTTATTCCCAAGTCTTCCATATCTTTAGTTACAGGTTTTCTAACCAAATCTGAACCCGCTACGTTAAATCCGTCGGCTGCAAGTATTTTTGCAAGTCCGCTCATTCCCACTCCGTTTATTCCACTAAAATATATATTGTTTACTTTCGTTAACATTTTATTTCCTCCGTTTTTTATAGTCCCATTTCTTTTATTATTAGTTCTGACGCATTTCCTTTTTTCAAATTTTTTATATTTCCACTCATAAATTCCAAAGTTGTCTTTTGTTTTACAAGTGATAACGCTTCATCAATGGCATCTTCCGCAGTTTCGTTCGTAAATATTTTGGCTGCATTTTCAAATTCCAAGACATCCGCATTTTCTTTTTGTCCAACAAAATCATAAGGTATCAAGATTGACGGTTTTTCTAACTCAATCAATTCTGAAATTGTCGAAGCACCAGCACGGCAAACGACTAAATCACATGCTGCCATTAACTGTGGTACATTTTCAAAATAAGGTTTTACAATAGCTTTTCCAAAATCTCTCATTCTATAAGTCGCTTCTTCAAAATTATCTTTTCCAGTTGCCCAAAATAATTTCAACTTGGTGTCAGCCAGTATCTTTTTCCATTTTTTGGAAACTGCCTCATTTATATTTTTTGCTCCAAGACTTCCACCAATAATAAGTATTCCATGCTCATCATCCTCTATTCCCAGTTTTTTTCTCTCTTCTTTTTTATTTTTTGTATAAAACTCGTCTCTAAGTGGATTTCCAGTTACAACAAATTTAGATTTTTGATTTTCTTTTACACTATCTATCGTATTTTTAAATGCAACAAACACTTTTTTGGCACCTTTGTAAAACCATCTGTTAGCTTGTCCCATCGTATGATTTTGCTCCTGCAGGTAATATGGAATCTTTAAAACATTTGCAGCTACCAGAACTGGAATTGTGATGTAATTTCCAAATCCAATTATTTTTTGTGGTTTTTCTTTTTTTAATAACTTTATTGTACTAAAAATCGCTTTTAACATCTTAAATCCAGATTTTACTGAATTTAATGGCAACACATCAAGTCCAATAAATCTAAAATTTTCACGGGGAATTATTTCTTTTTCCATTCGGTGTTTTGTCCCTATGAATAAAATATCTATATTTTTTTCTCTCATTTTTTTTGCAATAGCAAGAGCAGGATAAATATGACCGCCTGTCCCGCCAGTAGTAAACACCACTTTTTCCATCTTTTTTCCTTTCGTCTTCAAAAAATTTTTACATCATATATTCCACTTCATTAATTTCATCCAATTCATCGCCCATCTCCTGCTTGTACAATGCCCTTATAACGTTGTAAACTATTCCTAGTGCAAACATACTGACAAATACGGAACTTCCACCATAACTCATAAGTGGCAATGGAATTCCCGTTGATGGCACTACATCACTTACAACGGCAATATTTCCCAATATCTGAGTTGCAAACATCACAAAAATTCCCATAAGCAGATATTTTGCGAACATATCTTTAATTTTACAGGCTACGATTAAAATTATAGCGAGTAGACATACATAAATTAATATTAAAATTAGCGCTCCTATAAACCCATTTTCTTCTGCAAATCCAGAAAATATATAATCCGTATGAATTTCAGGCAAGAATTTATATTTTTGAAGCCCATTTCCATAACCTCTTCCAGTCAAATTTCCACTTCCTATAGCTATTAGTGACTGATGCGCCTGAAAAACCAATTCTCCTGATTCATGACTCTTGATTCTGTTTACCCTGTATGAAGCCAACTTTAATAAAAATTGCCCCAAAATTATCAAAAATGAAAATATTATCGTGAAAACTGACAAATTAATACCTGAAATAAATAACATTAAAATCCCGATAATTGCTACTTGAGCCATACTCGTATACGATTTTTCCATAAGTATAAGGAGTGAGTAAACTCCTGTCGTTCCTAAAATTATAGCTGCCGAAGTCCAAGGTTTTGTAGCTATCATATTTTTATTTTTTAATCGGTCGATTAACACGGCAACAGTTATGATTATTATAAGTTTGGCAAATTCTGATGGCTGTATTTTAAATCCAAATACATTTATCCAACGAACTGCTCCTTTTGTCTTGCCTCCCAAAATTAACACCATAAAAAGTCCCACTATTCCGATTATGTAAAGTGCTGCAAAAAATTTAAATTCTTTGTATCTTTTATAATTCATAAGCGCCGTAAAACTAAAACAAATTAAGCCCAAAAATATCCAAAGTGCCTGCTTTGACAAATAATAGTAACTTGATTTCCCTTTCGGAACAACTGGAAAACTAAGGCTTGCCATTGTAAGAAGCCCCGTTACCAAAAGAAGTAAAATAACTATTATAAATGCCGTTCCCAAAAATTTCTTATTTCTAAACAATTTTAATTTCTCCTATTTTTATTTTCCTAAAATTTTTACAGTTAATTCCTTAAAAACTTTTCCTCTGTGCTCAAAACTTTTGAATTGGCAAAAACTTGAAGTTGCTGGAGAAAAAAGTACAGTCTGATCTTTTTCAAAATCTAAATTTTCTTTTAAATCCAAAAGTACATTTTCAACAGTTTTCAAATTTTTGTAGTTTTTGTAATTGACTTTTTCCATATCGTCTATCAAAATTTGTGCATTATCCCCAATTAAATAAACAAAGTCCACCTTTTTACTAACTTCTTTTATAAGTGGCATATTATCAATTTTTTTATCATCTCCACCTAAAATCATCACAATTTTGTTATCAAAAGAATCTAACGCTTTTAAAGTAGACTCCACATTTGTTCCTTTTGAATCGTTTATAAAAGTTGTATTTCCTTTTACAAAAAAATTTTCAAGTCTGTGTTCAAGTGGTGCTGTCAATTTCAAAAACTCTGAAATTTTTTCATTTGAGACATTCAAAATTTTGGCAGCTAAAATCAAAAACAGCATATTTTCCAGATTGTGCTTTCCTTTTAGCGACATTTCAGTAGTTCCCATCAAAATTTCTGAATTTTTTTTAATATATTCGTCTGAAATATTATTTTCGTCAATTTTTTTACTCAAATCTTTCATAATATGAATATTATTTTTATAAACGAACGCAGTTCCTCTTGTCTCTTTGCTTAAATAAACTTTTTTTGCTTTTATTTTATCTTTTAAACTTTCCTTTTTTTCACAAAGCTCAAAAAATTCTGCATCATCCAAATTTATAATTGCAAAGTCATCATTTGTTTGCTTTGTAAAAATATTAAATTTTGTTGAATAATAGTCTTCCAATGTAGCGTATCTTGTCAGGTGGTCAGGAGTCAAATTTATGATTCCAGCGATATTCGAGTGGATTTGTGGATTATTTTCTAGTTGATAGCTGCTTAACTCTAAAACTACATAGTCTAGCTTTGTTTCATCTGCCACCAATTTTGCAAATGAAAAACCTGCGTTTCCAGCAAGTTTTGCTCTAAATCCCGCAAAATTTAAAAGTTCTGCCATTTTCGTGCAAGTTGTTGTCTTTCCATTTGTTCCTGTAAATGAAATAATTTTTATATTTTTGTTGACATATTTGTACGCAAGATCAATTTCTGAAATTATTTTTACATTTTTATCTTCTGAAACTTTTAATAGTTTGGCTTTCCAAGGTATTCCAGGACTTTTTACAACAAATTCTATCTTTTCTTCGTTTAAAATTTTTATTCCTTCTTCTGAAGTTAGCGCAACTTTATCATCCACTAAATATACTTTGTAACCTTTTTTTTCAAGTAATTCTTTTGCTCCGAGACCGCTTAGTCCCGCTCCAAAAACTATCGCTTTATTCATATGACTATTCCTCTCTTTATTATTACATATTTATTTAATTTTTGTAACTAGTTTTTTTAAAAAAATTAAATAAACATACAATTTTTTTATTTTTTTTGCAAAGGATGAAAATCATCCCTTGCTTTTGCTTTTCTTTACTCAATTTTATCTCATTTTTAGAATTAAAAATGTGATTAGACAGGTCATAATGGACACTATCCAAAATCTTATCGTAACTTTTGTTTCAGGAAGTCCCAGTAATTCAAAATGATGGTGAATTGGCGCCATTTTAAACACTCTTTTTCCAAAAGTCTTGTAGTGCCAAACTTGAATCATAACGGACACAGCTTCTACGATAAATATAAATCCTGCAATTGGAAGCAGTAATTCCTGTTTTAAGAAAATAACTACTATTCCTAGTATTCCACCAAGTGTAAGTGAACCGGTATCTCCCATAAACACTTGCGCCGGATAAAAATTAAACCACAAAAAACCAGTTAATGCTCCGACAACAGACGCAAGATAAATACAAATTTCTGCTGAATCTCTAACATAATACAAATTCAAATATTTGGCATACTCATAATGTCCTGTCAAATATGTAACTATAAATAATGTTATACTTACAACAATTATAGGCCCGCTCACTAATCCGTCAAGTCCATCTGTCAAATTCACCGCATTTGACGAACCAATTATAACAAATCCCATAAACACGAAAAATAAAATTGGTGTTATATACAAATATGAATTTTTAATTATAGGGTTTACTATTGAAAAATCAATTGTTTTATTAATCATTCCAAATTTATAGACAAACCAAAAAGTTATTGCAGTTATGATAAGTTGTCCCACAATTTTCTTTTTCCCTGAAAGTCCACTTTTGTGCCGTGTCAATTTCAAGTAATCGTCATAAAATCCAATTGTTGTAAACAGTATTGTTATAAAAAATAAAAATATTACAAACTTATTTTCATAATTTCCTGCAACTAATGTTGCAAAAAGTATAGCTGCTATTATTAAAATTCCACCCATTGTAGGAGTTCCAGATTTGTCAAAATGAGATTTAGGCCCTTCCTCCCTTGCCGTATCTCCATACTTCTTCTTTTTCAGCCAAGTAATAAATGGCTTTCCAAACACAATCATAAACAAAAATGCCACGGCAAACGCTACAGAAGATCTAACTATAATAGATTTAAAAATTCTAAGCGTACCAAAATTGTTTATAAATAACCTTTGTAATAAATATAACATTATCTTTTTAGAATTAAAAAATTCTGTCTCCTTTCTATTCTTCTATAATTTCTTCCAGTTTTATTCCTCTCGATGCCTTTAGTAAAACAACTTTATTCTCTTTTATTTCATTTATTTTTTCTTTTATTTCAGATTTTTTATTAAAATAAATAATTTCTTTATTGTTCAATTTTTCGTTTTCAATTTTTTCAAACAAACTTTTCATTCTTTTTCCAAACAAATAAAGTTTGTCAAATTTCACATTTTTTAAGACATAGTAAATATCTGCGTGATATTTTAACTCATTTTCTCCCAGTTCCAACATATCACCCAAAACTATAATTTTTTTTACGCTATCTTCATTATAAATTTTTGAAAATGTTT
Proteins encoded in this window:
- the murG gene encoding undecaprenyldiphospho-muramoylpentapeptide beta-N-acetylglucosaminyltransferase; translation: MEKVVFTTGGTGGHIYPALAIAKKMREKNIDILFIGTKHRMEKEIIPRENFRFIGLDVLPLNSVKSGFKMLKAIFSTIKLLKKEKPQKIIGFGNYITIPVLVAANVLKIPYYLQEQNHTMGQANRWFYKGAKKVFVAFKNTIDSVKENQKSKFVVTGNPLRDEFYTKNKKEERKKLGIEDDEHGILIIGGSLGAKNINEAVSKKWKKILADTKLKLFWATGKDNFEEATYRMRDFGKAIVKPYFENVPQLMAACDLVVCRAGASTISELIELEKPSILIPYDFVGQKENADVLEFENAAKIFTNETAEDAIDEALSLVKQKTTLEFMSGNIKNLKKGNASELIIKEMGL
- a CDS encoding FtsW/RodA/SpoVE family cell cycle protein, translated to MFRNKKFLGTAFIIVILLLLVTGLLTMASLSFPVVPKGKSSYYYLSKQALWIFLGLICFSFTALMNYKRYKEFKFFAALYIIGIVGLFMVLILGGKTKGAVRWINVFGFKIQPSEFAKLIIIITVAVLIDRLKNKNMIATKPWTSAAIILGTTGVYSLLILMEKSYTSMAQVAIIGILMLFISGINLSVFTIIFSFLIILGQFLLKLASYRVNRIKSHESGELVFQAHQSLIAIGSGNLTGRGYGNGLQKYKFLPEIHTDYIFSGFAEENGFIGALILILIYVCLLAIILIVACKIKDMFAKYLLMGIFVMFATQILGNIAVVSDVVPSTGIPLPLMSYGGSSVFVSMFALGIVYNVIRALYKQEMGDELDEINEVEYMM
- the murD gene encoding UDP-N-acetylmuramoyl-L-alanine--D-glutamate ligase, coding for MNKAIVFGAGLSGLGAKELLEKKGYKVYLVDDKVALTSEEGIKILNEEKIEFVVKSPGIPWKAKLLKVSEDKNVKIISEIDLAYKYVNKNIKIISFTGTNGKTTTCTKMAELLNFAGFRAKLAGNAGFSFAKLVADETKLDYVVLELSSYQLENNPQIHSNIAGIINLTPDHLTRYATLEDYYSTKFNIFTKQTNDDFAIINLDDAEFFELCEKKESLKDKIKAKKVYLSKETRGTAFVYKNNIHIMKDLSKKIDENNISDEYIKKNSEILMGTTEMSLKGKHNLENMLFLILAAKILNVSNEKISEFLKLTAPLEHRLENFFVKGNTTFINDSKGTNVESTLKALDSFDNKIVMILGGDDKKIDNMPLIKEVSKKVDFVYLIGDNAQILIDDMEKVNYKNYKNLKTVENVLLDLKENLDFEKDQTVLFSPATSSFCQFKSFEHRGKVFKELTVKILGK
- the mraY gene encoding phospho-N-acetylmuramoyl-pentapeptide-transferase; the encoded protein is MLYLLQRLFINNFGTLRIFKSIIVRSSVAFAVAFLFMIVFGKPFITWLKKKKYGDTAREEGPKSHFDKSGTPTMGGILIIAAILFATLVAGNYENKFVIFLFFITILFTTIGFYDDYLKLTRHKSGLSGKKKIVGQLIITAITFWFVYKFGMINKTIDFSIVNPIIKNSYLYITPILFFVFMGFVIIGSSNAVNLTDGLDGLVSGPIIVVSITLFIVTYLTGHYEYAKYLNLYYVRDSAEICIYLASVVGALTGFLWFNFYPAQVFMGDTGSLTLGGILGIVVIFLKQELLLPIAGFIFIVEAVSVMIQVWHYKTFGKRVFKMAPIHHHFELLGLPETKVTIRFWIVSIMTCLITFLILKMR